A genomic stretch from Aedes albopictus strain Foshan chromosome 2, AalbF5, whole genome shotgun sequence includes:
- the LOC134287670 gene encoding uncharacterized protein LOC134287670, with product MGDTRTRDQLTTRRTTLIASLSRAEQFAEDFVAERDGLEVQIRLENLDLLWQTLEDVQTALEDLEETNEGKVLNLQYRASFEPRLFRLKARLQSKIPPPLISQANFPAEPPPRAVSTLAGLKLPTISLPEFDGDYMQWLTFHDTFQALIHDNQELPPIQKFHYLRAAVKGDAAQIIETISISAANYPLAWQALVNRYSNEYLLKKRHLQDLLDIPRMKKETAAALHSTVDEFQRHIKILQQLGEPTQSWSTLLEHLLCMRLHDDTIRAWEDHAESVGDQSYTCLVEFLEKRIRVLESISVNHSSHSSPPVFPNGSQRKQLPVKMSSYSATENFAPKCHACDQQHPLVKCQTFERMSLADRLRTVNSKRLCLNCFRQDHFARDCPSNYSCRVCRKNHHTLLHPGQLPSYPRNNGENSQAVSQSSHRSNQPPTSYSRTQSRVAVQSVSNVDEPTVVQCSSVLRSPQPTIFMLTVVLRIVDVYGKEHFARALLDSASQPNLMSDRLAQLLRLKREKVNVLVHGIGEQPDHATDSVTTSILSRKDNFSKEVSFLVLKRMISNLPAEDISIDDWKLPSDISLADPSFNRSGKIDLVLGTQHFFDCFPAAARIKLAQGLPDLVDSVFGWMVAGGTNVSPSSQESVCCKTVTTSLSSLDESMERFWKIEELGTRSALSIEEKACEELFQSTVSRDETGRYIVELPKQPNFDEMIGESEATAVRRFEMLENRFTKDTKLKEDYDKFMSEYLSLGHMMLVPNGSAPGFKECFLPHHPVVKEASTTTKTRVVFDGSCKTSSGFSLNQALCVGPTIQDELLDLVIRNREFPVAMTADVEKMYRQVLVHPKDTPLQKIKYRFQPTDPLQSYELLTVTYGLAPSSFLATRALQQVAEDEGHAFPLAAPVVKKSFYVDDFIGGAFSVAEAIQLREELTGMLAKGGFPLRKWTSNKLDVLQGLPADQIGTQSTYRFNPGETVKTLGILWEPESDQFRFDFQVDLREQTATKRAILSKISQLFDPLGLIAPIVIRGKMLMQELWLVSSSWDEEVSDQIKRKWQNLYEQLPGLARFRVDRYAFQLNSIIQLHTFADASEAAYGACVYARCVDTEGNICVQLLAAKSRVAPLKRLSIPRLELCAALIGSQLHSRIIAALQMNIDESFFWSDSTVVLQWLGSPPSAWKTFVANRVSEVQSLTHGSRWSHVSGFENPADLVSRGMYVDDFVESNLWKYGPQWLQRPEIEWPTRRPSEVPEAETERKGVVVAVTTSTSHCNPIFSRYSSFSRLTRIVALCQRFVSNIRSNSRTQQTSIGPVKFKTLSLEELTQAKLTLVRLAQADCFHEELRELQQGRQLPKRSSLRLLSPFIDTEGVLRVGGRLKLSEQPYLSKHPALLPSFHPLAQLIAKCFHLKLVHGGGHLTLSVMREEYWPINGRRLVRSIIRNCFQCARANPVPASQQIGQLPAQRVTVSKPFSITGVDYAGPVYLKAIHKRAAPAKAYICMFVCFTTKAVHLELVGDLSTPAFISALRRFVARRGRPSHLHSDNGKNFVGAKNELHELYGMLSNEADIERISRFCVEEEIVWHLNPPKAPHFGGLWEAAIKVAKKHLHRQLGNSRLSYEDLSTVLAEIEAAMNSRPLVPMTEDPNDFTVLTPAHFIVGSTMHAVPGPSVVDVHVSRLAHHQKLQQLFQRFWHQWRTEYLQELQKDTRLRQPNHQISQGRLVVIVDEFQHPVRWPLARIVAVHPGADGLVRVVTLRTSKGIFKRPITKICLLPTDSINTTYQQESPASDDHDQVDEGNDDHMNNG from the coding sequence ATGGGTGATACACGTACCAGAGACCAGCTGACAACCCGAAGGACCACTTTGATCGCTTCGTTGAGCCGTGCGGAACAGTTCGCCGAGGACTTCGTCGCCGAACGGGATGGGCTCGAGGTGCAAATACGCCTGGAGAACCTGGACCTGTTATGGCAAACGCTGGAGGATGTGCAGACGGCGCTGGAGGATCTGGAGGAGACCAATGAAGGTAAAGTTTTAAATCTGCAATACCGTGCCTCCTTTGAACCCAGGCTGTTCCGATTAAAAGCAAGACTTCAATCTAAAATTCCGCCTCCACTCATTTCGCAAGCCAATTTCCCTGCTGAACCCCCTCCTCGCGCCGTGTCCACCTTGGCTGGTTTAAAGTTGCCGACTATCTCGCTACCAGAGTTTGACGGTGATTATATGCAGTGGTTGACCTTCCACgacacttttcaagcgttgatCCACGACAACCAGGAACTGCCTCCGATCCAGAAGTTCCATTACCTCCGGGCTGCGGTGAAGGGAGACGCCGCGCAGATCATCGAAACGATTTCCATCAGTGCTGCCAACTATCCACTAGCATGGCAGGCGCTAGTCAATCGCTATTCCAACGAGTATTTACTTAAAAAGCGTCACCTACAGGACCTCCTGGATATTCCCCGAATGAAGAAGGAAACCGCCGCTGCCCTGCATTCAACCGTCGACGAGTTCCAAAGGCACATCAAGATTTTGCAGCAGTTAGGAGAGCCGACGCAATCGTGGAGTACCCTACTGGAACATCTATTGTGCATGCGGCTTCACGATGACACCATTCGGGCGTGGGAGGACCACGCAGAGTCAGTTGGCGACCAATCGTACACATGTCTCGTCGAGTTTTTGGAGAAACGAATTCGAGTGCTCGAGTCGATTTCCGTCAATCATTCTTCTCACTCAAGTCCACCAGTATTTCCCAACGGAAGCCAACGTAAGCAATTGCCAGTCAAAATGTCGTCCTATTCCGCTACCGAAAACTTCGCTCCGAAATGCCATGCTTGTGATCAGCAGCATCCGCTGGTGAAGTGCCAAACGTTCGAACGAATGTCTCTGGCCGACCGCTTGCGGACGGTGAATTCCAAGCGTTTGTGCCTGAACTGCTTCCGCCAAGACCATTTCGCGCGTGATTGCCCCTCCAATTACTCCTGCAGAGTATGCAGGAAAAACCACCACACACTCCTCCACCCCGGTCAGCTCCCTAGTTATCCCAGAAACAACGGTGAAAATTCCCAAGCAGTTTCGCAGTCCAGCCATAGATCGAATCAGCCACCAACTTCGTATTCCAGAACCCAATCAAGAGTTGCTGTACAATCGGTGTCGAATGTAGATGAACCTACCGTCGTTCAGTGTAGCAGCGTACTGCGAAGCCCTCAGCCTACCATCTTCATGTTGACGGTCGTCCTCCGTATTGTAGACGTATATGGAAAGGAGCATTTTGCAAGAGCCCTCCTGGATAGTGCTTCGCAACCCAACCTCATGTCAGATCGATTAGCTCAACTTCTGAGATTGAAGCGGGAGAAGGTGAACGTACTCGTCCATGGAATCGGGGAGCAGCCAGATCATGCCACCGATTCGGTCACAACATCCATTTTGTCTCGAAAGGACAATTTTTCTAAAGAAGTATCTTTCTTGGTCCTAAAGCGGATGATATCCAACCTCCCTGCGGAAGACATCTCGATAGACGATTGGAAACTTCCTAGTGACATTTCCCTCGCTGATCCCAGTTTCAACCGTTCTGGTAAGATTGACTTGGTACTCGGGACCCAACACTTCTTCGACTGCTTCCCAGCTGCTGCTCGAATCAAACTTGCACAAGGACTTCCAGATCTGGTTGACAGCGTGTTTGGCTGGATGGTTGCCGGCGGTACGAACGTTTCCCCCTCAAGCCAGGAATCCGTCTGCTGTAAAACCGTTACCACTTCCCTTTCttctctggatgaatccatggagcgtTTCTGGAAAATAGAAGAGCTCGGAACTCGCTCCGCCCTATCTATAGAAGAGAAGGCCTGCGAAGAATTGTTTCAATCTACTGTTTCTCGCGATGAGACAGGAAGATACATTGTCGAATTGCCCAAACAACCGAACTTTGACGAGATGATTGGCGAGTCCGAAGCAACTGCAGTCCGGCGTTTTGAAATGCTCGAGAATAGGTTCACCAAGGATACTAAGCTGAAGGAAGACTACGATAAATTCATGTCTGAATATTTGTCGCTAGGCCACATGATGCTGGTTCCGAATGGCAGTGCTCCTGGTTTCAAGGAATGTTTTCTTCCCCATCATCCTGTTGTTAAAGAAGCCAGCACTACCACCAAAACCCGGGTAGTTTTCGACGGTTCCTGTAAAACCTCTAGCGGATTTTCTTTAAACCAGGCTCTGTGTGTGGGGCCGACCATTCAGGATGAGTTGCTGGATCTCGTCatacgaaatcgcgaatttccagtaGCAATGACAGCCGACGTCGAAAAAATGTACCGCCAGGTTCTAGTGCACCCGAAAGATACTCCCCTGCAGAAAATTAAGTATCGTTTCCAACCCACTGATCCCCTTCAATCGTACGAGCTCCTCACCGTCACATACGGACTTGCGCCCTCCTCGTTCCTGGCCACACGTGCTCTACAACAAGTGGCCGAAGATGAAGGACATGCCTTTCCACTCGCTGCTCCGGTCGTGAAAAAGTCGTTCTATGTAGATGACTTCATCGGTGGCGCTTTTTCTGTTGCTGAAGCCATCCAACTGCGTGAAGAGCTGACCGGCATGCTAGCCAAGGGGGGATTTCCTTTGCGAAAGTGGACCTCCAACAAATTGGATGTTTTGCAAGGACTGCCTGCCGATCAGATTGGAACTCAATCGACGTATCGATTCAACCCCGGAGAGACTGTGAAGACCCTAGGAATCTTGTGGGAGCCAGAATCCGATCAATTTCGTTTTGATTTCCAAGTTGATTTGCGCGAACAAACAGCTACAAAACGAGCGATTTTATCCAAAATTTCGCAACTTTTCGATCCGTTGGGACTAATTGCACCGATCGTCATTAGGGGGAAAATGCTGATGCAGGAGTTGTGGCTGGTTTCATCTTCCTGGGATGAAGAAGTTTCAGATCAGATCAAGCGCAAATGGCAAAATTTGTACGAACAGCTTCCTGGTTTAGCAAGATTCCGAGTCGACCGATATGCGTTTCAGCTGAACTCGATCATCCAGTTGCACACTTTTGCGGACGCTTCCGAAGCTGCGTATGGTGCTTGTGTGTACGCTCGATGTGTAGATACCGAAGGGAACATTTGTGTGCAACTATTGGCTGCTAAGTCCCGAGTCGCACCCCTTAAAAGACTCTCCATACCAAGACTCGAATTATGTGCAGCTCTTATAGGATCACAGCTGCACTCCCGGATCATAGCAGCTCTGCAAATGAACATCGACGAATCTTTCTTCTGGTCCGACTCCACAGTGGTTCTTCAGTGGCTAGGCTCTCCCCCCAGCGCCTGGAAAACCTTCGTCGCTAATCGTGTCTCCGAAGTACAAAGTTTGACGCATGGATCTCGTTGGAGTCACGTGTCAGGTTTCGAAAACCCTGCCGACCTAGTTTCCAGAGGAATGTATGTCGACGATTTCGTGGAGAGCAATCTGTGGAAATACGGCCCGCAATGGTTACAGCGTCCAGAAATAGAATGGCCGACTCGAAGACCCTCCGAAGTTCCTGAAGCCGAAACCGAGCGGAAGGGTGTAGTAGTTGCCGTCACAACAAGTACGTCGCACTGCAATCCAATTTTCTCACGATATTCTTCTTTTTCCCGCCTGACAAGAATAGTCGCCCTATGCCAGAGGTTCGTCAGCAATATCCGCTCCAATTCTAGAACTCAACAAACTTCCATAGGTCCTGTCAAATTCAAAACACTGTCACTCGAAGAACTCACGCAGGCGAAATTGACTCTGGTTCGACTTGCTCAAGCCGATTGTTTTCACGAAGAGCTACGAGAACTGCAACAAGGTCGGCAACTGCCAAAACGATCTTCACTACGGCTTCTAAGTCCATTCATTGACACAGAGGGGGTTCTTAGAGTGGGGGGGCGATTGAAATTATCGGAACAGCCATACCTATCCAAGCACCCAGCCCTGCTCCCCAGCTTCCATCCTCTAGCCCAGCTGATTGCAAAGTGCTTCCACCTCAAACTGGTCCACGGTGGTGGCCATCTGACCTTATCGGTCATGCGTGAGGAATACTGGCCAATCAACGGACGACGTCTTGTGCGGAGCATCATCAGGAACTGTTTCCAATGCGCCCGAGCCAATCCCGTTCCGGCCAGCCAGCAGATAGGACAACTTCCTGCTCAGAGAGTCACCGTTAGCAAACCATTTTCTATCACCGGAGTGGATTATGCGGGACCCGTGTATCTCAAGGCCATTCACAAGCGGGCGGCACCCGCAAAGGCCTACATCTGTATGTTCGTGTGTTTCACGACCAAGGCTGTGCACCTGGAGTTGGTTGGTGACCTCTCCACACCGGCATTCATTTCCGCCCTTCGACGATTTGTTGCTCGCCGGGGACGACCCAGTCACCTGCATTCCGACAACGGGAAAAATTTCGTCGGAGCGAAAAACGAGCTGCACGAGCTCTACGGAATGCTTTCCAACGAAGCGGACATCGAACGAATTTCGAGGTTCTGCGTAGAAGAGGAAATAGTGTGGCATCTCAACCCACCAAAAGCTCCCCATTTCGGAGGGCTCTGGGAGGCCGCTATCAAAGTGGCCAAAAAACATCTCCACCGACAGCTGGGTAACTCCAGACTTTCCTACGAAGATCTTTCGACAGTTCTTGCCGAAATAGAAGCCGCTATGAATTCGAGACCTCTCGTTCCCATGACTGAGGACCCTAATGATTTTACCGTTCTTACACCGGCACACTTCATCGTCGGGTCTACCATGCATGCTGTACCCGGCCCAAGTGTTGTCGATGTACACGTGTCACGATTGGCGCATCACCAAAAGCTACAACAATTGTTCCAGCGTTTCTGGCATCAATGGAGAACCGAATACCTGCAGGAGCTCCAAAAAGACACTCGCTTGAGGCAACCAAATCATCAGATCTCACAAGGACGGTTGGTAGTAATTGTCGACGAGTTTCAACATCCCGTCCGTTGGCCACTAGCCCGCATAGTAGCTGTGCACCCTGGAGCAGACGGCTTGGTACGAGTGGTTACACTGCGCACTTCCAAGGGCATCTTCAAACGGCCCATCACGAAGATTTGCCTGTTACCAACGGACTCCATCAACACAACGTATCAACAAGAATCACCAGCATCAGACGATCACGACCAAGTTGACGAAGGCAATGACGATCATATGAACAATGGATAG